The genomic DNA cTACTAAAAAATCTAGGGAAAACTTGAGCAGAATGTCTGATTGGCAGTGGTTTCAGGAACACCGACAGAATCCCCCATCGGGGTTCTGCTGTCGTCTTGTGGATCAGCATCACCGTCATGATTGTCAGCATCAGGTACATTGGTCTGCTTATGATTTTCGCCATCCTCAGAGGCAGGGACTCTTCTTGTCAGCCTTTCTGGAACCCACACCGGCTCTGATTGATCCtgagggaaaacacaaacagaccctCTCACCCATAATAGCACAGGGTCAGGACCCTTCCACAGTCTAGTAATAACATCCTTCAATTTTACCAATCCCTTAGTACAGGGTAGGGCACTACCATGGCGATCAGCAGCCGAACACCCATCCACATccagttgaaaaaaattaagagtcaaTAAAGCTAAAGATATTCTTTCCTTGGGGGTGCAGCcttggcctattccccctttttgttttattagacaTTCCTTCAAGGTTCGATGAGCTCGTTCAATGATACCTTGAccttgaggattataaggaaGTCCATGCTTCAGATCTAcatttgtctaaaaataaagtgCATTCGGATACATTTGCCCACTAAATCATTCTTCTCACTAACTGGTCCCAGCAATCCAGAATGTGCCCTAATATGTTGAATATAAAAGGGCTATGAACGCCTCCAAATCAACTCCTGCAGCTGTATTATATATGGCTGAATAGGGCTATTTACCTTCACCTTCCTGGCAACTTCCAAATCTTTCACCAAATTAACAACATAATTAGAATCTGAAACTAAATTAAAGGCCTCAGGGACTTTCCTAAACACTTCAAGAACTATCTGAAATTCAACAATTTGAGGTGACCCCGGCATGAACTGACAAACAACTGGGGCACTCTCTCCAATTACATaagcaccacacccagtcttggaTCCATCAGTAAAAATATTCACAGCACCCTTAATAGGTTCTTTACGAGTCACTCTTGGGAAAATTACTGGGtgctctttaaagaaatttaacatagGATATTTAGGATAATGATTATCTAGATCCCATCAAAGCTGCACTTTAGAATTGCCCACTCATCCAAAGATGCGACTAAAACTTTTATTTGAGCAGCAGAATAAGGAGTAACGAGCACATCATGTTGACATCCAAAATACTGTAAACACTGTTGAATCCCCATCAAGGCGAGCATAGCCACACTGGTGGGGTAACGCTTTACTGATTTATTCACTTTGCTTCTGGGATGGATCCACAACAACGGTGCTCCCTGCCATAACACTCCTGTAGGCTGACAAACGGTTGCCAGAATACACAGCCAAATGGGCTGATTTGGAATGCACTGCATTGAGGAAGCTGTGCTCAAGATCTGTTCCACCTTTTGCAAGGCTACTCGGGCTGCATCAGTTAACACCCGAGGGGAATTCAAATCAGGATTGCCAATTAAGGTATCATATAAAGGCCTTAATTCTTGATTAGAAAGCTTCAAAAATGGTCggatccaatttatatctcctaataatttttgaaaatcatttaaagtttgtAATGTATCTAATCTAAGTGTTATTTTTTGTGGCACAACACAATCTTTATTTATCTTAgctcctaaatagttaataacaCTAGCCTGCTGGACCTTTTCTGGGGCTATGTATAATCCCttcctctccaaggtctttactaaatctccatatgctaagtgcagcaatttcaactccttactagTTAACATAACACTatatgtcatccatatagtggacacatctcatagcagggtatttctctctaataggaACAATAGCATGACACACAAAAAGCTGACACATAGTGGGGCTATTGGCCATAGCCTGGGGTAAAACCACCCACTCATCTAATAGAATAGAaggtaaagtaaaagcaaacctaATCTATGCTGCACACACCACAAATCAGGTTCTTCATGATTGGGTAGGGCTGACAGCAACGGTAAACCGTGCTGCACAGGCCCCATGACTtgcatctgtttatttccttcagctgttctaacGTCTCTTGCCCCTTTTCTACAGCCTTGAGgcatctttgatcctctagacagcttCGAAACATTTTCCAAATAGGCCGAATCCCTGGCTTCAGCGTTCCCTGTGCCCAGGCAAATCTAGATCTTTTCCAAGCTTGTCCCAGCAACTGGTGGTTAAATTACCAGAATCAGCAAACCAAGGGGCTACCACATCAACCTCTTGgataaatctctctaaagtacttttctttaatttcaatcccttagaccgtaacagctcttgaagagcaatgaaaattggttgcgatgttgtagttcccatactttcacttttgcttACCTCTGCTTTGTCCGAATCCCGGAACTTTGTTGCTCCTCactggagaccttattgcctctttactgaggtccttaacttggtcccaacttacctgggacttaccagtcgactgccctgactgcaggaagttctgagccgttTACCAGCGGAGGTTcccccgtacgggccaccacttgtcgagTCTATCtccaccagcaagagaaacacaaccACGACTCTTCTTCTAGCAGTTaatcaggaaccttgtacatcagcttctacctcagcttctctctctgcttcttctatatctcccagccccttggcaagcccttaaaagcaagctcattacccaattagctcacgccacctggtgatcccagataggtcacagctggaggaggtacaccagatccactaagcgcttccaaataaggcttgtttacagctaagcttggtctccctggcatccagccaggtgccatcttggggctgtggctctccatactgctgcatacaagaaacacatctcaacttcaaagacagatggtacctcagaataaagggttgggaaaagattttccaatcaaatggacccaagaaacaaactggtgtagcaatcctaatatctaacaaattagacttcaaactaaagtcaatcaaagagatgaagaagggcatttcatacttatcagaggaaaagtccatcaagatgaagtctcaatcctgaacatctatgccccaaatacaaaggcactgacatttataaaagaaacattaataaaactcaaatcacacataaaacctcacacacttatagtaggagacttcaacaccccgctctcaccactagataggaccaccagacagaaatttaacaaagaaacaaaagaactaacagatgttattacccaattgggtttaacagatatctatagaacattccacccgaacacaaaagaatataccttcttctcagcactgcatggaaccttctctaaaattgaccacatactcagcaacttagcaaacctacacagacacaaaaaaaattggaataacccctgtgtcttatcagaccaccatgctttaaaattagaattcaacaacataaattgcagaaaacctataaactcatggaaattaaataatgtgcaattgaaccattcctgggtcaaggaagaaataaagaaataagacttcctagaattcaatgagaatgaagacacaacatacccaaacctatgggacactttgaaagcagtgctaagaggaaagttcacagcactaagtgcccacatgaagaaactggagaatagtcacactagagaattaacagagcaACTGAAAGCggtagaacaaaaggaagcaagcactccccagaggagtagatgccaggaaataatcaaactgagggctgaaatcaataaagtagaaactaggaaaacactacaaagactcaattaaacaaagagttggttcttcgagaaagtcaacaagatagacaaacctctatccaaactaaccaaaaggcagagagagagcatgctaattaacaaaatcagaaatgaaaagggggacataacaatggacactgaggaaacccagagaatcatcaggtcatactttgaaaacctgtactcgacaaaatttgaaaatctaaaggaaatggacaattttctggatagatatcacttaccaaaattaaatcaagaacagataagcaagttaaacagacctatagcccctaataaaatagaaacagtctTCAAAAAtctacaaccaaaaaaaaaaaaaaagcccagggccagatggattcactgcagaattctaccagaaattcaaaagagaggtaataccagtactcctcaaattgttccacacaatagcagcagaagggacattgttaagctctttctatgaggctacaattaccttggtacccaagccacacaaagacaaaatgcaaaaagagaattacagaccaatatccctcatcaaCATTGaggcaaaaatattcaacaaaatactggcaaatcgaatccaaaaacacatcagagaaatgatccaccatgatcaagttggctttatcccaggaattcagggatggttcaacatacaaaaatgcatcaatttaatccaccatataaacaaactgaaatagaaaaaccacatgatcagctcgctggatgctgaaaaagcctttgataaaatccaacatcccttcatgataaaggtcttggagagatcaggaataacaggaacataactaaacatgataaaagcaatatagagcaaaccaacagccaacatcaaactaaatggagagaaactcaaggtgattcctctaaaatcaggaacaagacaaggctgtccactctctccatatctcttcaatattgtacttgaaggcctagctagagcaataagacaacaaaaggagatcaaggggatacaaattggaaaggaagaagtcaaactttcactatttgcaga from Cricetulus griseus strain 17A/GY chromosome 1 unlocalized genomic scaffold, alternate assembly CriGri-PICRH-1.0 chr1_0, whole genome shotgun sequence includes the following:
- the LOC103162709 gene encoding dolichyl-phosphate beta-glucosyltransferase-like isoform X1, with protein sequence MPPCHQHEEEKILPQWQSPEGNYPDSGTHLAKSCLLCLPTRKRNLPVMMDEARSYLEKRQKQDDGSQDQTSKDQSEPVWVPERLTRRVPASEDGENHKQTNVPDADNHDGDADPQDDSRTPMGDSVGVPETTANQTFCSSFP
- the LOC103162709 gene encoding uncharacterized protein LOC103162709 isoform X2 produces the protein MVPVMMDEARSYLEKRQKQDDGSQDQTSKDQSEPVWVPERLTRRVPASEDGENHKQTNVPDADNHDGDADPQDDSRTPMGDSVGVPETTANQTFCSSFP
- the LOC103162709 gene encoding uncharacterized protein LOC103162709 isoform X3, which gives rise to MMDEARSYLEKRQKQDDGSQDQTSKDQSEPVWVPERLTRRVPASEDGENHKQTNVPDADNHDGDADPQDDSRTPMGDSVGVPETTANQTFCSSFP